One window from the genome of Erwinia sorbitola encodes:
- a CDS encoding LeoA/HP0731 family dynamin-like GTPase has protein sequence MEKTLDVFKSQQSRVVAVLEELSAFLQQGESFGIQIDPHLRDKLATAIAGAGNEKLKIALIGGFSEGKTSIAAAWMEKLDKSSMNISHQESSNEVRIYDVGNDYVLIDTPGLFGFKEQVNEDTHAIEKYKDITKKYVSEAHLVLYVMNSTNPVKESHKEDLNWLFRTLDLLPRTVFVLSRFDEVVDVEDEEAYRAALAIKRDNVTGRLESLIALNGAERENLSIVAVAANPFDMGTEHWLQNLESFKALSHIDRLQQATSVKIKQNGGPLALVGEMKKSIIRDVLSKQLPVAIENDENIAQEVNGLETMSQRAGQQLDAISRQISTARIALREFISRYFTDLILQTRGLSMETFNDFFEREVGSEGCIVAARLQNEFDRQLQSVTLAIDKMQTGFNADVNHFNNALMSYGRQGISYVVKSNMITNTTVLAARNGIVSVAKTVGVDLSKLLKFKPWGAVNLAKGVNGALAFVSLGMELWDSWSQIQKEQEFAKALDTMVKNFEAQREHWLKSIDSESFVTDFFNNYIVLHEKVVNLQQSVSEGRARQQQFKEWRKKAEAIDAEFTVLSH, from the coding sequence ATGGAAAAGACACTCGACGTTTTTAAAAGCCAGCAGTCACGCGTAGTTGCCGTGCTGGAGGAGCTTTCTGCATTTCTTCAGCAGGGGGAGAGCTTTGGTATTCAGATCGACCCTCACCTGCGCGATAAGCTGGCGACCGCAATCGCCGGAGCCGGCAACGAGAAGCTTAAAATCGCACTGATTGGCGGTTTTTCTGAAGGGAAAACCTCCATTGCTGCGGCCTGGATGGAGAAGCTGGACAAATCCAGCATGAATATCAGCCATCAGGAGTCCTCCAACGAGGTCAGGATTTATGACGTTGGAAATGACTATGTGCTGATCGACACCCCGGGGTTATTCGGCTTTAAAGAGCAGGTTAACGAAGACACCCACGCTATTGAAAAGTACAAAGACATCACCAAAAAATATGTCAGCGAAGCGCATCTGGTGCTGTATGTGATGAACTCCACCAATCCGGTAAAAGAGAGCCATAAAGAAGACCTGAACTGGCTGTTCCGGACTCTGGATCTGCTACCGCGCACGGTATTTGTGCTCAGTCGCTTTGATGAAGTCGTCGATGTTGAAGATGAGGAAGCTTACCGCGCGGCGCTGGCCATTAAACGCGATAACGTCACCGGGCGTCTGGAGAGTCTGATCGCCCTTAACGGTGCCGAGCGTGAAAATCTGTCGATTGTGGCCGTCGCTGCTAACCCGTTTGATATGGGCACAGAGCACTGGTTACAGAACCTGGAGTCGTTTAAAGCTCTGTCACATATCGACAGGTTACAGCAGGCAACCTCCGTGAAGATTAAACAGAACGGCGGCCCGCTGGCGCTGGTCGGTGAGATGAAAAAAAGTATTATCCGCGATGTTCTGAGCAAACAGCTGCCGGTAGCGATTGAGAATGATGAGAATATCGCTCAGGAGGTCAACGGCCTGGAGACGATGAGCCAGCGCGCAGGGCAACAGCTGGATGCCATCTCACGTCAGATCAGCACGGCACGGATCGCTCTGCGTGAGTTTATCAGCCGCTATTTCACCGACCTGATCCTGCAAACCCGCGGCCTGAGCATGGAGACTTTCAATGATTTCTTTGAGCGTGAAGTGGGTTCTGAAGGCTGCATAGTTGCCGCGCGCCTGCAAAATGAGTTCGATCGCCAGCTCCAGTCGGTCACTCTGGCCATCGACAAGATGCAGACGGGATTTAACGCTGATGTAAATCACTTTAACAATGCCCTGATGAGCTATGGCCGCCAGGGCATCAGCTACGTGGTGAAAAGCAATATGATCACTAACACCACGGTGCTCGCCGCCCGTAATGGCATTGTGAGCGTGGCTAAAACCGTGGGAGTGGATCTCAGCAAGCTGCTGAAGTTCAAACCATGGGGTGCGGTAAATCTGGCGAAAGGCGTTAACGGGGCGCTGGCTTTTGTCAGCCTCGGGATGGAACTGTGGGATAGCTGGAGCCAGATCCAAAAAGAGCAGGAGTTTGCCAAAGCGCTCGACACCATGGTGAAAAACTTTGAGGCCCAGCGTGAACACTGGCTGAAGTCGATCGACAGCGAGAGCTTCGTTACCGACTTCTTCAATAACTACATCGTGCTGCATGAAAAGGTGGTCAATCTGCAACAGAGCGTGAGCGAAGGGCGCGCACGCCAGCAGCAGTTTAAAGAGTGGCGGAAAAAAGCTGAAGCCATCGATGCAGAATTTACCGTGTTAAGTCACTAA